In the Commensalibacter nepenthis genome, ACCGTTTTTGGTATTATCATTAGTATGAGAAATGATTTCATTGATAACAATTTCAGAAAAAATAACAGGAATGCTTACAGAAGAAAATTGTTGCAAAGCTTGTAAAAAAGGTGAATCGAATTTATATCCCATTTTATGAAAGATACAAGTATCAACGCTGATACCAATAATTTTGTTTTCTTTAATTAGATCAATAATTTTCTCTTTGTTTTTTCTTGGCATAATTTGCTTCACTTGTTAAAATTTCTATTCGTAATTTGCGAATATTCTGTACTAATTTTGGCATAGGAACAAATTGAGAAAATATTTATTTTTTTTTAGATAAAACCCTTGCAAAAAAGATCATTTTACGGCAAATAAGTGTAGCGTCTATGCGCCTGTAGCTCAATTGGTTAGAGCCGGCCGCTCATAACGGTCTGGTTGCAGGTTCAAGTCCTGCCGGGCGCAGACGCTTT is a window encoding:
- a CDS encoding PIN domain-containing protein, yielding MKQIMPRKNKEKIIDLIKENKIIGISVDTCIFHKMGYKFDSPFLQALQQFSSVSIPVIFSEIVINEIISHTNDNTKNGLDNLQKT